The Saccharomyces cerevisiae S288C chromosome VII, complete sequence genome includes a region encoding these proteins:
- the ACB1 gene encoding long-chain fatty acid transporter ACB1 (Acyl-CoA-binding protein; transports newly synthesized acyl-CoA esters from fatty acid synthetase (Fas1p-Fas2p) to acyl-CoA-consuming processes; subject to starvation-induced, Grh1p-mediated unconventional secretion; protein abundance increases in response to DNA replication stress), with product MVSQLFEEKAKAVNELPTKPSTDELLELYALYKQATVGDNDKEKPGIFNMKDRYKWEAWENLKGKSQEDAEKEYIALVDQLIAKYSS from the coding sequence ATGGTTTCCCAATTAttcgaagaaaaagctAAAGCCGTCAACGAGCTACCAACGAAGCCCTCCACTGATGAATTATTAGAATTGTATGCTCTGTACAAGCAAGCCACTGTAGGTGACAACGACAAGGAAAAGCCTGGTATTTTCAACATGAAGGACCGCTACAAGTGGGAAGCCTGGGAAAACTTAAAAGGTAAATCCCAGGAAGATGCCGAAAAGGAATACATTGCCCTTGTTGATCAACTGATTGCCAAGTACTCCTCTTAG
- the ORM1 gene encoding sphingolipid homeostasis protein ORM1 (Protein that mediates sphingolipid homeostasis; evolutionarily conserved, required for resistance to agents that induce unfolded protein response; Orm1p and Orm2p together control membrane biogenesis by coordinating lipid homeostasis with protein quality control; ORM1 has a paralog, ORM2, that arose from the whole genome duplication), whose product MTELDYQGTAEAASTSYSRNQTDLKPFPSAGSASSSIKTTEPVKDHRRRRSSSIISHVEPETFEDENDQQLLPNMNATWVDQRGAWIIHVVIIILLKLFYNLFPGVTTEWSWTLTNMTYVIGSYVMFHLIKGTPFDFNGGAYDNLTMWEQIDDETLYTPSRKFLISVPIALFLVSTHYAHYDLKLFSWNCFLTTFGAVVPKLPVTHRLRISIPGITGRAQIS is encoded by the coding sequence ATGACCGAATTAGATTATCAAGGAACTGCTGAGGCGGCTTCTACCTCGTATAGTCGAAATCAAACGGACCTTAAGCCGTTTCCTTCTGCAGGCAGtgcatcttcatcaattaAAACGACGGAACCTGTGAAAGATCATAGAAGAAGGCGTTCTTCCAGCATAATTTCACATGTGGAACCGGAGacttttgaagatgaaaatgaccAGCAACTTCTACCAAATATGAATGCTACTTGGGTAGACCAACGCGGCGCTTGGATTATTCATGTGGTCATTATCATACTGCTGAAACTATTTTATAATTTATTTCCTGGTGTTACCACAGAATGGTCGTGGACTCTGACTAATATGACATATGTTATTGGGTCCTATGTCATGTTCCATCTGATTAAGGGTACCCCTTTCGATTTCAATGGTGGTGCTTATGACAACTTGACGATGTGGGAACAAATTGACGACGAGACTTTATATACtccttcaagaaaatttttgattaGTGTCCCGATCGCCCTATTCTTAGTTAGTACTCATTATGCTCACTatgatttgaaattgtttTCATGGAATTGTTTTTTGACAACCTTTGGTGCTGTTGTCCCAAAGTTACCTGTTACTCATAGATTAAGGATTTCTATCCCAGGTATCACAGGTCGCGCCCAAATTAGTTGA